The genomic interval AAACAGGCCGCCTGAACCGTTCGCCAGACGCGCCGCCGAGGGTGGGAACCGACTCCGGGCTACGCCCTTCGCCGTTTCCCACCCTCGGCAGAAAAAGCGGACAATTCATGTGCTACAGAACCGGACAACTCTAAAAACCCGCGACACGATTTTTGGCTTTGGTATTGGGATTAGCCGCTTGGAGCGCTAGCGTGGCCGACGTCATCCGGGTGTGGACGGATGATAGGGGACACGTCCACTACGGTAATGTCGCGTCCGATATACCCCCTGAACGCATTCTTGAGGCGCCGCCCTTGCCCACCGCGCAAGAGCAGGAGGCCGCGAGGGCACAAATGGCCAAGAACAAGGAGCGGCTCTCGCAATGGGAATCCGCCCGGCCGTTGGAAATAAGCAGTGGCATGGATGAAGGTGCCGCGTGTGAGCGGGCCATGCAAGCGGTCGAATTCTTGTGGCAATACCCCGAACTGGTGTTGATGCGGCCCTTGAGTAGCGGCGAGATCGCCTGGATGAGCACGGAGGAGCGCGTGACCTATCTCGCCGCCGCCAGGCAGCGCGTGCTGGAACAGTGCGAATCCGGGCGCGGGGCCAGCATGGACGAACTGGCGGTGGTATTATTTTGGCCCCGCACGGCGCGGGCGCAACCAGAGCTCATCGT from Betaproteobacteria bacterium carries:
- a CDS encoding DUF4124 domain-containing protein, whose translation is MALVLGLAAWSASVADVIRVWTDDRGHVHYGNVASDIPPERILEAPPLPTAQEQEAARAQMAKNKERLSQWESARPLEISSGMDEGAACERAMQAVEFLWQYPELVLMRPLSSGEIAWMSTEERVTYLAAARQRVLEQCESGRGASMDELAVVLFWPRTARAQPELIVFPLPNPPITAVPVRRIKGARPGTSIPSIPAIEFVGSRPPVSVPQPASALLGSKPPTSATNPGAGSFK